TGGCAAGGTTAAGCGTCTCAAGACGCGGAGCCGCAGCGAAAGCGAGTCTGAACAGGGCGCACAGTCAGGGGGGGTAGACGCGAAACTTTGTGATCTACCCTTGGGCAGGATGAAGTTGCGGTAACACGCAATGGAGGTCCGAACCAGTTTCCGTTGAAAAGGATTTGGATGACCTGAGGGTAGGGGTGAAAGGCCAATCAAACTGAGAAATAGCTCGTACTCCCCGAAATGCCTTTAGGGGCAGCGTCGAGGTTGAGTCTCGTGGAGGTAGAGCTACCGATAGGACTAGGGGGAGTCAAATCCTACCGAATCCTGACGAACTCCGAATGCCACGTGACATACTCGGCAGTGAGGCTTGGGGTGCTAAGGTCCCAAGCCGAGAGGGAAAGAACCCAGACCATCAGCTAAGGTCCCTAAATCTATGCTAAGTTGAACAAAGGAGGTCCAGTTGCCCAGACAGCCAGGATGTTGGCTTGGAAGCAGCCATTCATTTAAAGAGTGCGTAACAGCTCACTGGTCGAGCGACAGGGCATCGATAATAATCGGGCATCAAGCATAGTACCGAAGCTATGGATTGTATTTATAATACAGTGGTAGGGGAGCATTCCCGTCTGCGTAGAAGGTACCTGGTAATGGGTATTGGAGCGTCGGGAAAAGCAAATGTAGGCATAAGTAACGATAATGCGGGCGAGAAACCCGCACACCGAAAGACTAAGGTTTCCTGATCAACGCTAATCGGATCAGGGTTAGTCGGGTCCTAAGGCTGACGCGAAGGCTAAGGTCGATGGACAACTGGTTAATATTCCAGTACTAGCGTAACCCAGTGATGCGGTGACGGAGTAGTGAAAGGCCCGCCTGGTGACGGAATACCAGGTTAAAGCACGTAGTTATAGAGACGGTAGTCAAGTACGCCGACTTTGATGAAATGCGATAGTACCCCAAGCCCCCGGGCGAGGGGATAGCGGCCCTAATCAGACTTCCAAGAAAACCCGCTAAGCGTTTAAGGTTACGCTACCCGTACCGCAATCCGACACAGGTAGTCGAGGAGAGAATCCTAAGGTGCTCGAGTGAATCACGGCCAAGGAACTCGGCAAAATGGCCCTGTAACTTCGGGAGAAGGGGCGCTTCCTCCAGCGATGGAGAAGCCGCAGTGAAGAGGCCCAGGCGACTGTTTAACAAAAACACATGGCTATGCGAAATCGAAAGATGAGGTATATGGCCTGACACCTGCCCGGTGCCGGAAGGTTAAGAGGGGATGTTAGCCGCAAGGCGAGGCATTGAATCGAAGCCCCGGTAAACGGCGGCCGTAACTATAACGGTCCTAAGGTAGCGAAATTCCTTGTCGGGTAAGTTCCGACCTGCACGAATGGTGTAACGATCTGGGCGCTGTCTCAGCCGTGAGCTCGGTGAAATTGTAGTCTCGGTGAAGATGCCGAGTACCCGCTACGGGACGGAAAGACCCCGTGCACCTTTACTATAGCTTAACATTGACTCTGGGCAACTCATGTGTAGGATAGGTGGGAGCCTCTGATCCGGCGTCGCTAGGCGTCGGTTAGGCAACGTTGAAATACCACCCTTGAGTTGTTTGGAGCCTAATCCCTGAGCGGGAGACATTGTTTGGTGGGTAGTTTGACTGGGGTGGTCGCCTCCAAAAGAGTAACGGAGGCTTTCAAAGGTACCCTCAGCACGCTTGGTAACCGTGCGCAGAGCGCAATAGCAGAAGGGTGCTTGACTGTGAGGCCCACAAGCCGAGCAGGGCCGAAAGGCGGATATAGTGATCCGGTGGTTCCGCATGGAAGGGCCATCGCTCAAAGGATAAAAGGTACGCCGGGGATAACAGGCTGATCTCCCCCAAGAGCTCATATCGACGGGGAGGTTTGGCACCTCGATGTCGGCTCGTCACGTCCTGGGGCTGGAGAAGGTCCCAAGGGTTGAGCTGTTCGCTCATTAAAGTGGCACGCGAGCTGGGTTCAGAACGTCGTGAGACAGTTCGGTCCCTATCTGTAGTGGGCGTTGGATTTTTGAGGGGACCTGTCCTTAGTACGAGAGGACCGGGATGGACGAGCCTCTGGTGGACCTGTTGTGGCGCCAGCCGCAGCGCAGGGTAGCTACGCTCGGATGAGATAAGCGCTGAAAGCATCTAAGTGCGAAACTCACCCCAAGATGAGAAATCCCTTTAAGGGCCGTGGGAGACGACCACGTCGATAGGCGGCAGGTGTAAAGGCGGAAACGTCATAGCCGAGCCGTACTAATTGCCCGAGAGCTTTCCCGCCGAACCAAGGCGCGTACCCTACTTGTTCTCTTTCTTCCCATGTATATCAAAGCACCCCCCGACATCATTGAGCACGCGTAGCGATACCGTGCGGTAGGCAGAGATGCCTCAAGGCAATGGTGGCTATGTCGCGGGTGTCCACCTCTTCCCATTCCGAACAGAGAAGTTAAGCCCCGCCGAGCCGATGGTACTGCGGTCACACGCGGGAGAGTAGGTAGCCGCCAACCCCCAACAACCCCCGAGGGCCCCCCAGCGATGGACGGGCCCTCGAGGCGTTTTGGGGAAGGGGAACGGGGTAAAGAGAGGGTAGATGGGAGCTGTCATTGATGTCTTAGACTTACATCAAAGCAAAACAAATTAGTTAAATGCTTGATTATAAAAAGTAAGAGGCCCGGTTATCTTATGTAACCGGGCCTCTTCTTTTGGAAAGTTCTCTAACTGCGCAGGGGGATTCAAAAGCTTTTGGATTTTGCTTCAATAAATCAGTGGGTTTATTTTTTAGGAAATGCTACCCAGTGGTTAGTACTTTCTTTGCCCTTTGATAATTCATTTATCTATAAGCTTTAATTAAATTGTGAGTCCAATTATTTTAGCGGTTATGATAGCTGACTTCCGGAAAGATGAAGGCTCCTCATTAGCTTTCTTATATGCTAAATATTTAACTTTAAATAGTGAAAGGCTATCAGCTTGAATCTACTTTTGCTTACTTATAATTTAGAATTGTTCATGGCAATCTCTTTAAGCTAAAATGCCTTGGCTAATTATTTAACCAAGGCATTTTAGCTTAAAGAGATTAAGTTATACTTATCCCTTAGGTGTTCCGCCCGTTACTACTTTAAAGAAATCCTCTTCGGAAAGGTAATTTTTGGCTGCCTCCTTTAATTGGTCAGCGCTTAGGCTTTGAATCTCCTTTAATAGGTTTGTGTAAAAATCAGCAGGGAGTCTTAGGAGTACATTAGATTTATATTTATCCATTTTGTCAAACAAAGTGGCATGGTCTGATAAGAACTTTCCGGCAAGGTGTTTTTTAACAGTGGTCAGTTCCTCTTCTGTCACTTCCTCCTGCTTTAGCTTATCCAGCTCTTTAGAAATCTCCTCTAGTGTTTCTTCTATCTTGTCTCCTTTGATATCTGTTCCAAGGGAAAATAGGGAGTCATGCTCTTTCTGGGATAAGGAAGAATAGACGCCATAGGTATAGCCTTTTTCTTCCCGTATGTTTTTCATTAACCTAGACCCAAAGTATCCGCCTAAAGTATGGTTAAGCAAGTATAGTGCAGGGTAATCTGGGTGAGTAGGTTTAATGATAGACTTCCCAACTCGTATAGCGGCCTGCATCTGATTAGAGGTTGGATCAATAATCAACCTTGGAGATAATGCCTTGGCCGCTATAAGGGGTTCTTCTAAAGTCTGAGATGATGAAGCGTTAAGCTTTTCTAGTATTGCAGAAAAGGCCTGGTTATTTATATCGCCGGTAATGAAGACCTCCGCCGTTGAATAATTATAGGCCTTTTGATGGAAAGATGCTAAGCTCTCTTTCTGGACCGCTGCCACTTCTTCCTCTGACGTGAAGGTGGCGTAAGGATGGCCTTTCCCATAAATAGCCGTCGTGAAAGTCTCTGTGGAGAGGTAGCTGTTCTTTTGCTTATCAACGGCTAAGGATTGTATGATCCTTTGCTTTAATAAGTCAAACTCTTCCTGCGGAAAAGACGGCTGTTCAATAATTTCAAACGTGAGCGGCAAAAGATCAGGAAGGAACTTAGAGAGACAGTACAAGGTCACCGTGGTTCTGTCAAAGCCATGAGAGACTTCCAGGGAGGCCCCATAGAAATCAGTGATATCCGCAATCTGTTTAGCAGAGTGATGGAGGGTGCCTTCTTTCAGCATTTTAGCCGTTAAGGAAGCAACGCCAGGAAAGGGCTGATACCATTTACCTCCTTTGAAGACAAACTCAATTCTGATGACCGGTTGCACCGAATTTTGGAACACGTGTAAACGTGCGCCTGAAGGAGTAATTAAAACTTCAGGGTGAACAGATAAATCACTTGAAAGCTCAGCAATAGCTGGAGCTACGGTACGGATCAAAGTCATAAATGATTATTCGGCTCCGTCTAATTTAAAGTGAAGCGAGAAACGGATGGTTTGCGCTAATGGGCTGTTTTGTTCATTAGGTACCATATAGGCTGCATCTACGCCAAATTTCTGATATCTGATACCAAGGCCCATGGCCAGAAACTGACGACCTCCTTTAAGCTCATTCTCAAAGAAATATCCTGCCCGTGCCGCAAACATGTTATCATACCAGTATTCTAAACCGGTAGAAAGGGTCACTTCCTTTAACTCCTCGCTGCCACCGCCCGGGGCGTCTGTAAAGGATTTGAAAATACCTGAGAAGACATTGGTTTGGTCATTGGCTGAGGCATCATCTGGTCTTGAATAAGGTACCAGTAATTTATTACCATCAATGGCCAGGGTGAGTTTGTTGTAAGGATCAAGCTCCATAGTAATGGCAGTACCCAAGCGAAGATTGGTAGGCAGGAAATCTTTACGGCCAGCGGTAGAATAAGAAATCTTAGCGCCCACGTTAGAGATATTTCCACCTAAGGCCAAGTTGTAGTTCTTGCTACCTAAGGCAAGATCTTTGGTGTAATAGATACCTAGGTCTACAGAGGCAGAATTACCAGGCGTTGACTCAAAGTTGCCGCTGGGGCTCACCACATTGGTATTACCAGCTAAGTTAGATCTAATATACCGGGCTCCCACGCCAAGGCTTAAGTTCTCGCTCAGTTTTTGGCCATAAGAAAGGTTAATGGCATACTCCTTCGGGTTGAAGGGCTGGAAGTCATTGCCGGTCTGTGAAAAAACAATTTCTCCCAAATCAAAATACAGCATAGACAGCGCTATAGAGGAGTTAGGGCTTAGTTTCTTATGGGCAGACAGGTACGCCAGGTACATATCATCTACTACATTCCGTAACCAGGGAGTGTAAGACAAGGAGGCTTCAAAGTCTGACTCTAGAAAGCCAAGCTTGGCCGGGTTCCAGTGAGGGGAATTAACATCTGGTGATGTGGCCACACCTGCATCTCCCATCGCTGCCGCACGGGCATCTGGGGCTACTAATAATACTGGAACAGCAGTGGTAATAGGACGGTAGTCTTGGTTCTGACCAATGGAGTTTTGTGCCAACGCCGAAAGGCCAGAGAAAGAGACTAACAGAATACCCAGAATAGTAGATCTGATAAAGGTGTAGTTCATGTGGTAGAAGTTGATGTAATAGCAGATACGTTATTTTAGTAAAACTAGCTTTTCAAAACGGGAAGTTGTTGCTCCATCCAATCGAGAACGAATATTTACTTTATAAATATATACACCTTTCGCTAAATTATCATGGTGGTCATCTTTACCGTCCCAGGTAATGTCAGAAAAGTGGGTATTTCCGTTGCTGAACCCATGCAACGTTTTAACCATTTTACCAGAAACGGTGAAAATCTGAATAAGGATATCTAATTCTTGCCCCGGCCGGTTATGGTCAAAATGGAAGGTAGT
This Rufibacter radiotolerans DNA region includes the following protein-coding sequences:
- a CDS encoding M16 family metallopeptidase — its product is MIRTVAPAIAELSSDLSVHPEVLITPSGARLHVFQNSVQPVIRIEFVFKGGKWYQPFPGVASLTAKMLKEGTLHHSAKQIADITDFYGASLEVSHGFDRTTVTLYCLSKFLPDLLPLTFEIIEQPSFPQEEFDLLKQRIIQSLAVDKQKNSYLSTETFTTAIYGKGHPYATFTSEEEVAAVQKESLASFHQKAYNYSTAEVFITGDINNQAFSAILEKLNASSSQTLEEPLIAAKALSPRLIIDPTSNQMQAAIRVGKSIIKPTHPDYPALYLLNHTLGGYFGSRLMKNIREEKGYTYGVYSSLSQKEHDSLFSLGTDIKGDKIEETLEEISKELDKLKQEEVTEEELTTVKKHLAGKFLSDHATLFDKMDKYKSNVLLRLPADFYTNLLKEIQSLSADQLKEAAKNYLSEEDFFKVVTGGTPKG
- the porV gene encoding type IX secretion system outer membrane channel protein PorV gives rise to the protein MNYTFIRSTILGILLVSFSGLSALAQNSIGQNQDYRPITTAVPVLLVAPDARAAAMGDAGVATSPDVNSPHWNPAKLGFLESDFEASLSYTPWLRNVVDDMYLAYLSAHKKLSPNSSIALSMLYFDLGEIVFSQTGNDFQPFNPKEYAINLSYGQKLSENLSLGVGARYIRSNLAGNTNVVSPSGNFESTPGNSASVDLGIYYTKDLALGSKNYNLALGGNISNVGAKISYSTAGRKDFLPTNLRLGTAITMELDPYNKLTLAIDGNKLLVPYSRPDDASANDQTNVFSGIFKSFTDAPGGGSEELKEVTLSTGLEYWYDNMFAARAGYFFENELKGGRQFLAMGLGIRYQKFGVDAAYMVPNEQNSPLAQTIRFSLHFKLDGAE